In a genomic window of Salmo trutta chromosome 32, fSalTru1.1, whole genome shotgun sequence:
- the LOC115171747 gene encoding myeloid-associated differentiation marker homolog, with the protein MVNLDLRSLTLPVGIIRMLEVVLTCISFSLVASAGHVLSTHWDWCMFTWCFCCFFSLFILIMEFTRFSAKVPISWNDFTTAFAMLAALMCFTSSIIYPTFFTCLTCYRQIAATVISLLCFGVYVGEVVLARLRPGGEISGFLSTVPGLLKILETLVACIIFTSLDPARFSFNPGLQWCVAVYSLCFIFALVIIFLTVGQLLSLFPFSFDKLLTVYNILATMMYMTAMVIWPLYGFENNPRPVPCSHCPWDDLVVVTFMTVINLVIYILDTIYSIKVVFFTWDEE; encoded by the exons ATGGTGAACCTGGACCTGAGGTCTCTCACCCTGCCGGTGGGCATCATCCGTATGTTGGAGGTGGTCCTCACCTGTATCTCCTTCAGTCTGGTGGCCTCGGCAGGCCATGTGCTCTCCACACACTGGGACTGGTGCATGTTCACCTGGTGCTTCTGCTGCTTCTTCTCCCTCTTCATCCTCATCATGGAGTTCACCCGCTTCAGTGCCAAG GTGCCCATCTCCTGGAATGACTTCACCACGGCCTTCGCCATGCTGGCCGCACTAATGTGTTTCACTTCCTCCATCATCTACCCCACCTTCTTTACCTGCCTCACCTGCTACCGCCAGATCGCCGCCACCGTCATCTCCCTACTCTGTTTCGGAGTGTACGTCGGCGAGGTGGTGTTGGCCCGCCTCCGGCCCGGTGGTGAGATCAGTGGCTTCCTGTCCACTGTCCCGGGCCTCCTCAAGATCCTCGAGACTCTGGTGGCCTGTATTATCTTCACGTCGCTGGATCCGGCAAGGTTTTCGTTCAATCCGGGACTGCAGTGGTGCGTGGCGGTTTATTCCCTCTGCTTCATCTTCGCACTCGTCATCATCTTCCTCACCGTCGGTCAGCTGCTGTCGCTCTTCCCCTTCTCGTTTGACAAACTGCTCACGGTCTATAATATTCTGGCCACCATGATGTACATGACTGCTATGGTCATCTGGCCACTGTATGGTTTCGAGAACAACCCCCGGCCCGTTCCGTGTTCCCACTGTCCCTGGGACGATCTGGTTGTGGTGACGTTCATGACCGTGATCAACCTGGTGATCTATATTTTGGATACGATCTACTCGATAAAGGTGGTCTTCTTCACATGGGATGAGGAATAG